One window of the Roseovarius sp. THAF9 genome contains the following:
- the rbfA gene encoding 30S ribosome-binding factor RbfA, whose amino-acid sequence MAKNKFHDGPGPSQRQLRVGELIRRTLADVLARGDIHDPDLNRLSVTVGEVRTSPDLKVATAYVLPLGGHGKDDVLELLGRNKGELRRIIGKKVGLKFAPELRFRLDETFDQLDETRRLFAQDAVRRDVES is encoded by the coding sequence ATGGCAAAGAACAAGTTTCATGATGGGCCGGGGCCGTCGCAGCGGCAGTTGCGTGTCGGGGAATTAATCCGAAGGACGCTAGCCGATGTGTTGGCGCGCGGCGACATTCACGATCCAGACCTGAACCGCCTATCGGTTACCGTGGGCGAGGTGCGAACCTCTCCGGACCTTAAGGTTGCGACGGCCTATGTCCTTCCGCTTGGTGGGCATGGCAAGGATGACGTGCTGGAGCTTCTGGGCCGCAACAAAGGCGAGTTACGCAGGATCATTGGCAAGAAGGTCGGTCTGAAGTTTGCTCCGGAACTGAGGTTCCGGTTGGATGAAACCTTCGACCAGCTTGATGAGACACGACGCCTGTTCGCGCAGGACGCCGTGCGGCGCGACGTCGAGAGCTGA
- a CDS encoding phosphodiester glycosidase family protein: protein MAGAASAVECQQISYDGARYTTCKVDVGREKLRLFLNDPMTGEPLGSFSSVERQVRAAGGKLLFAMNAGMYHQDRSPVGHYVEAGKETNPLVTRDGPGNFGLLPNGVFCVQANRADVFETQRFDREKPACRFASQSGPMLVIDGRLHPRFLENSESVYVRNGVGTSADGRTVWFVISEDKVNFHTFARVFRDLLKTPQALYFDGSISRLYAPQLGRHDGGFPMGPIVGVVAK, encoded by the coding sequence ATGGCAGGCGCCGCCAGCGCCGTGGAGTGCCAACAGATCAGCTATGATGGCGCACGCTACACGACCTGCAAGGTCGATGTGGGAAGGGAAAAGCTGCGCCTATTCCTGAACGATCCGATGACAGGCGAGCCGTTGGGCAGCTTCTCGAGTGTCGAGCGCCAGGTGCGCGCCGCAGGTGGAAAGTTGTTGTTCGCGATGAATGCGGGCATGTATCATCAGGATCGCAGCCCGGTCGGCCATTATGTTGAGGCAGGCAAGGAAACGAACCCCTTGGTGACACGCGACGGTCCGGGCAATTTCGGATTATTGCCAAATGGTGTATTCTGCGTGCAGGCCAACCGGGCTGATGTGTTCGAGACCCAACGCTTTGACCGCGAAAAGCCTGCTTGTCGCTTTGCCAGCCAATCGGGTCCGATGCTTGTGATCGACGGTCGGCTTCACCCACGGTTTCTTGAAAACAGTGAAAGCGTTTACGTGCGCAATGGCGTCGGCACTTCGGCTGACGGGCGCACTGTGTGGTTCGTGATTTCGGAGGACAAGGTCAATTTTCACACTTTTGCGCGTGTTTTTCGCGACCTTCTGAAAACACCTCAGGCGCTCTATTTCGATGGCAGCATCTCACGTCTTTACGCGCCACAGTTGGGCCGTCACGATGGCGGTTTTCCGATGGGGCCGATTGTGGGTGTCGTCGCCAAGTGA
- the truB gene encoding tRNA pseudouridine(55) synthase TruB, translating to MGRKRKGRDISGWLIVDKPAGLTSTAVVNKVRWAFQAKKAGHAGTLDPEATGVLAVALGEATKTVPFITDALKCYRFLVRLGQATNTDDAEGEVISESRQRPSDDKVKAALSGFVGDIQQVPPKFSAVKIDGERAYKRARDGEDFEVSARPLWVEQLLLTDRPDADTVELELVCGKGGYVRSIARDLGEALGCYGHVAWLRRVWSGPFRAEHGVTIQEVEALAHDLKLDEYLRPLEEGLSDLPRVNCNEMSAARLRHGNPAPVIGADVEYGDECWAALKGQAVAVGHIKGGELYPSRVFNQGPVSQ from the coding sequence ATGGGGCGCAAACGCAAGGGACGCGATATTTCGGGCTGGTTGATCGTAGACAAACCGGCGGGCCTCACCTCGACAGCGGTTGTCAACAAGGTGCGCTGGGCCTTTCAGGCGAAAAAAGCGGGCCACGCCGGAACATTGGACCCCGAAGCGACTGGCGTGCTTGCCGTCGCGTTGGGCGAGGCGACGAAAACCGTGCCGTTCATCACTGACGCGCTGAAATGTTACCGCTTTCTCGTGAGGCTGGGGCAGGCCACCAATACCGACGATGCCGAAGGTGAGGTGATCTCCGAAAGCAGACAGCGGCCGAGCGACGATAAGGTCAAGGCTGCGCTGTCTGGTTTTGTGGGCGATATCCAGCAAGTTCCGCCAAAGTTCTCGGCCGTGAAAATAGACGGCGAACGCGCCTACAAACGCGCCAGGGATGGCGAGGATTTCGAGGTGTCCGCGCGTCCGCTATGGGTGGAACAACTATTGCTGACCGATCGGCCGGATGCCGACACGGTCGAGCTAGAACTGGTCTGTGGCAAAGGCGGCTACGTGCGCTCTATCGCGCGGGACCTCGGCGAAGCGCTGGGCTGTTACGGACATGTCGCTTGGCTGCGCCGGGTATGGTCCGGGCCTTTTCGAGCTGAGCATGGCGTGACGATACAGGAGGTCGAGGCACTGGCCCACGATCTGAAGCTGGACGAATATCTGCGACCGCTGGAAGAGGGCCTGAGTGATCTGCCGCGCGTCAACTGCAACGAGATGAGCGCAGCGCGGCTTCGGCACGGAAACCCGGCGCCAGTCATCGGAGCGGACGTCGAATATGGCGACGAGTGCTGGGCTGCGCTCAAAGGCCAAGCTG